From Helicobacter sp. MIT 99-5507:
CTCATGTGCTACAAGCTTTGGAGAAAATGCAAATACAAATGTCTGCCCTACTTGTTTGGGATTGCCCGGAGCATTACCTGTATTAAACAAAGAAGCTTTAAAAAAAGCAATTTTATTTGGAAATGCGATAAACGCACAGATTAATCAAGATTCTATATTTGCAAGAAAAAATTATTTTTATCCAGATTTACCAAAAGCTTATCAAATAAGCCAATTTGAACGACCGATCGTAGGCAAAGGAAGTATAAATATTGAAGTTGGTGATACAAATAAAACTATAAATATCACAAGAGCACATTTAGAAGAAGATGCCGGAAAAAATATACATCAAGACAATTATTCACAAGTTGATTTAAATCGTGCTTGCACGCCACTACTTGAAATCGTAAGTGAGCCTGATATGAGAAGTAGCAATGAAGCTATCGCATATCTTAAAAAACTCCATTCAATCGTGCGTTTTATAGAAATCTCTGATGCAAATATGCAAGAAGGGAGCTTTCGTTGTGATGCAAATGTATCAATCCGCCCAAAAGGAGATAGTAATTTTTATACAAGAGTTGAAATAAAAAACCTAAATAGTTTTAAATTTATTCAAAAAGCTATTGATTATGAAGTAGAAAGACAAATACAAGCATGGGAAGATGGAGTATATAAAAGTGAAATAGTCCAAGAAACAAGGCTTTTTGATACACAAAAAGGCACTACAAGAAGTATGCGAAACAAAGAAGAATCTGCTGATTATCGTTATTTTAGTGACCCTGACTTATTAAGAGTGCATATCCCGCAAGACTTACTTGATAGTTGTAAAAATTTGCCAGAATTACCAGATGAAAAGCTAAATAGATTTGTAAATGAATTAAATATCAAAAAAGATGATGCAAAGATTCTCATTAGCTCGCTTGAAATGGCAAGATTTTTTGAAGATATGTTATCTTTTGGTGCAAGTATAAAAAATAGTTCATCTTGGCTTTTAGTAGAATTGCTTGGAAAACTCAAAGGTGAAGTAAATCTAAATAATTGCGGCATCACTTCGCTAGGATTGGCTACTTTAGTAAAGCGAATTGATGAGGGTAAGATAAGCGGAAAAAGTGCAAAAGAGATTCTAGATGCAATGCTAGAATCTAAAAATAATGATGTAGATCACTTTATAAAATCACTAGGTTTAGAGCAAGTAAATGATGATGGGGCAATAATAAAAGTAGTAGATGAAGTGATTAATGCAAATAGTGATAAAGTAGAAGAATACAAAAATGGTAAAGAAAAATTACTTGGATTTTTTGTAGGACAAGTATTAAAAAATCTAAAAGGTGTAAATCCAGCAAAAGTAAATGAGATTTTAAAAGAAAAATTAAAATAAAAAAATCAAATACTAAGGTTGCATAAAAGTAGAATCTATTTCAGATTCTACCCATTTCTATATTTATAATCATCATAGCCAAACTCACGCACAATTTCAAAATCTCCATTTTCTTTTAAGATAGCCAAATCTGGAAGTGGGATTCCATTAAAAGTATTATTTTTTACGATTGTATAGTGAATCATATCCTCTATAATGATTTTATCGCCGATTTTTAGCTCTTTATCAAATTCATAATCACCTATTACATCACCAGCAAGGCAGCTTGGTGCTCCAAGTCTATATGAAAAATCATTATCAATAGATTCTAAATTGATTATTTTTGCACCGCGAATTTGTGGTATATATGGCATTTCAAGACAATCTGGCATATGAGCTGCTGCACTTAGATTTGTAATTGCAATTTTATATTTATTTGTGATAATATCTCTTACTTCTCCTACTAAGCTTCCAGTTTGCCAACCTACAGCTTCACCTGGCTCTAAATATACATCTATACCCCCAAATTCATCTCTAA
This genomic window contains:
- the gatB gene encoding Asp-tRNA(Asn)/Glu-tRNA(Gln) amidotransferase subunit GatB yields the protein MDFETIIGLEVHVQLSTKTKIFCSCATSFGENANTNVCPTCLGLPGALPVLNKEALKKAILFGNAINAQINQDSIFARKNYFYPDLPKAYQISQFERPIVGKGSINIEVGDTNKTINITRAHLEEDAGKNIHQDNYSQVDLNRACTPLLEIVSEPDMRSSNEAIAYLKKLHSIVRFIEISDANMQEGSFRCDANVSIRPKGDSNFYTRVEIKNLNSFKFIQKAIDYEVERQIQAWEDGVYKSEIVQETRLFDTQKGTTRSMRNKEESADYRYFSDPDLLRVHIPQDLLDSCKNLPELPDEKLNRFVNELNIKKDDAKILISSLEMARFFEDMLSFGASIKNSSSWLLVELLGKLKGEVNLNNCGITSLGLATLVKRIDEGKISGKSAKEILDAMLESKNNDVDHFIKSLGLEQVNDDGAIIKVVDEVINANSDKVEEYKNGKEKLLGFFVGQVLKNLKGVNPAKVNEILKEKLK